A window from Chrysemys picta bellii isolate R12L10 chromosome 20, ASM1138683v2, whole genome shotgun sequence encodes these proteins:
- the MLLT11 gene encoding protein AF1q — protein MLDTANSQYNSFLYWRMPIPELDLAELEGLGLTDAALYKAKGGVGKRSGAWKQLRQDISEEEDTLLQFNSFNFWRAPIASVSAFDFDLV, from the coding sequence ATGCTGGACACGGCGAACAGCCAGTACAACTCCTTTCTCTATTGGAGGATGCCCATCCCGGAGCTCGACCTGGCGGagctggaggggctggggttgACCGACGCGGCGCTCTACAAAGCCAAGGGAGGTGTGGGCAAGCGGTCCGGGGCCTGGAAACAGCTCAGGCAGGACATCTCCGAGGAAGAGGACACTCTCCTGCAGTTCAACAGCTTCAATTTCTGGCGCGCGCCGATAGCCAGCGTTAGCGCGTTCGATTTTGATCTGGTCTGA